Sequence from the Spirochaetae bacterium HGW-Spirochaetae-1 genome:
GCCCTGCTGGCAGTGCTGATATGAATATTCATTTCCTCGGCGATTTCACCGATCCGCGCTGAAACCTTATATGATATATAATAAAGCAGGTAGGAGTCCTGGTACGTCATGCCGAAGAGCGACACCTTCAGGCGGTCGAACTGATATATCGCCGACATGGTTTCATAGAGTATCTCGTCTATTTCCTGGCGTCTGAGACTCAGCTCTCTTATTGCTTCTTTCATCACACAATCGTTATACTGTTTTATTTAAGCAGCGGCGAAAATTCCGCCTGGTTGCAACGTATCGATATATAGTCTTAATTCAGATAGTCCCTGTCAAGAATATTATCGCTCACCCCGATCAGCGTTCCCCTTGTCTTCGGCAAGCCTTATGCCGTCCTTATCAATGGATATTTTTCTTTTCTTATAGAGATTGCCTATGGCGGTCTTGAAAGTAGTCTTGCTTTCACCGAAGAGACGGTAAATCAGTTCCTGTGGACTTTTATCGTTCACGGCAATAAAGCCGCCCTCATTCCTGAGCCTTTCCAGGATCACCTTTGACAAGGTGTTCACCTTTTTAAATCCGGGCTTATGGAGCGTCAGATCGATTTTTCCGTCATCACGTATCTTTTTAATGAATCCCTTGACGGGCTCCCCGGTATGCAGCGACCGGAACACCTCATTTTTATACAGCACACCCATATGCCTGCCGTTGATGACGGCCTTGTATCCCAGGTCAGTACGTCCGCAGATTAACAGGTCAACTTCCTCCCCCTCCTTTGCGGCTATGGGGCTTTTATCGACGAACCTGTTCAGCTTTGACGAGGCGACGATCCGGCCGCTCGTTTCATCAAAATAAATATGGACCACGTAGGTTTTTCCCTCTTCCATCTTTTTGTGCTGTTCCCGGAAAGGAACCAGGAGATCCTTGGGCAGACCCCAGTCGAGAAAAGCACCGGTCTCATTGACCGACACCACTTTTAAAAGGGCAAACTGCCCCACTTCAGCATGGGGCTCCCGGGTCGTGGCCTTCAGCGTCCCGCCGGCATCCTGGTAAAGAAAAACAATGATTATATCACCGGCCTTGCATCCCGCGGGAGCCTCCCTGGGGTGCAGCTTCACCTGACCGTAATCCTCT
This genomic interval carries:
- a CDS encoding GntR family transcriptional regulator: MMVQPGKHNKLKVLKVHESGVLLDGEDYGQVKLHPREAPAGCKAGDIIIVFLYQDAGGTLKATTREPHAEVGQFALLKVVSVNETGAFLDWGLPKDLLVPFREQHKKMEEGKTYVVHIYFDETSGRIVASSKLNRFVDKSPIAAKEGEEVDLLICGRTDLGYKAVINGRHMGVLYKNEVFRSLHTGEPVKGFIKKIRDDGKIDLTLHKPGFKKVNTLSKVILERLRNEGGFIAVNDKSPQELIYRLFGESKTTFKTAIGNLYKKRKISIDKDGIRLAEDKGNADRGER